In one window of Microbacterium natoriense DNA:
- a CDS encoding ArsR/SmtB family transcription factor: MVVQRELSEAEVDRVFHALATSTRRDILRRTIEREQSVSDLASEYDMSFAAVQKHVAVLEAADLIIKRAEGRERLVRANPEMIARARALLARYEELWRSRIARLDDLLAETASTQNKNNEPNEQGD; this comes from the coding sequence ATGGTTGTACAAAGAGAACTCAGTGAAGCGGAGGTCGACCGTGTCTTTCACGCACTGGCGACGTCTACCCGGCGCGACATCCTGCGTCGGACGATCGAGCGTGAGCAGTCCGTCTCGGACCTCGCCTCCGAATACGACATGTCGTTCGCGGCTGTGCAGAAGCACGTGGCAGTGCTCGAGGCTGCGGACCTCATCATCAAGCGCGCAGAGGGACGCGAGCGGCTCGTCCGCGCGAACCCCGAGATGATCGCCCGCGCCAGGGCGCTCCTCGCCCGATACGAAGAGCTGTGGCGGTCGCGCATCGCCCGACTCGACGATCTGCTGGCCGAGACGGCATCCACCCAGAACAAGAACAACGAACCGAACGAACAGGGAGACTGA
- a CDS encoding SRPBCC family protein: protein MPVTDVTTDPENLTMTIVAEFAAPVERVWSAYSDPRQLERFWGPPGWPATFTAWDHTVGGRAYYTLNGPRGESSSGSWEFLSIDGPHSFEVLDSFVDAEGKPLAGFAPMRMKLSFEPTDDGTRMIGESHFDSAEALEQVVAMGVVEGTKMAMAQLDAVLQDLREFAQGKGTQVELLDDIHVRITRLVDGPRELVWRAYNEEALMRQWMLGPDGWEMTECVVAIEPGGSHRTSWAPVGDTEGEPFGFEGEVLLVDAPRRAVTTERMIGTEGPETLNDLNLYEEDGATLITLLIEYPDKETRDMILATGMAEGMEASYARLESTLLKV from the coding sequence ATGCCCGTCACCGACGTCACTACCGACCCCGAGAACCTGACGATGACCATCGTCGCCGAGTTCGCCGCACCCGTGGAGCGCGTGTGGAGCGCGTACAGCGATCCGCGCCAGCTCGAGCGCTTCTGGGGTCCTCCCGGGTGGCCGGCGACGTTCACCGCCTGGGACCACACGGTCGGCGGGCGGGCGTACTACACGCTCAACGGCCCGCGCGGAGAGAGCTCTTCGGGTTCGTGGGAGTTCCTCTCGATCGACGGGCCGCACAGCTTCGAGGTGCTCGACTCGTTCGTCGACGCCGAGGGCAAGCCGCTCGCAGGCTTCGCGCCGATGCGGATGAAGCTGTCGTTCGAGCCGACGGACGACGGCACGCGGATGATCGGCGAAAGCCACTTCGACTCTGCTGAGGCGCTCGAACAGGTCGTCGCGATGGGCGTCGTCGAGGGCACCAAGATGGCGATGGCTCAGCTCGACGCCGTGCTGCAGGACCTCCGCGAGTTCGCGCAGGGCAAGGGCACCCAGGTCGAGCTTCTCGACGACATCCACGTGCGCATCACGCGTCTCGTCGACGGGCCGCGCGAGCTTGTGTGGCGCGCGTACAACGAGGAGGCGCTGATGCGGCAGTGGATGCTCGGTCCCGACGGATGGGAGATGACCGAGTGCGTCGTCGCCATCGAGCCTGGCGGCTCGCACCGCACCTCGTGGGCGCCGGTCGGAGACACCGAGGGCGAGCCCTTCGGATTCGAGGGTGAGGTGCTGCTGGTCGATGCGCCGCGCCGCGCCGTCACCACCGAGCGGATGATCGGCACCGAAGGCCCGGAGACGCTGAACGACCTCAACCTCTACGAGGAGGACGGCGCGACCCTCATCACGCTGCTCATCGAGTACCCCGACAAGGAGACCCGCGACATGATACTCGCGACCGGCATGGCCGAGGGCATGGAGGCGTCGTACGCCCGACTGGAGAGCACGCTGCTCAAGGTCTGA
- a CDS encoding ribonuclease H family protein: protein MTITAAADGSALGNPGPNGWAWYIDDENWAAGGSPHGTNNQGELQAVLELLRATAGTDEKLLIECDSKYVIDSVTKWMPGWKRKGWRKSDGGPVLNRDLMEALDEAMRGRDVEFSWVKGHAGHPLNEAADQRANAAAKAYQAKQEPRRGPGFTQATDAGAAVAGSAPIAAGARGDDAWGAAPADGPGTPWVPEPVEGPTAGRFDKLSDPSASAAAASLAEPLWAEASDLFDGLDDAPADDPIELRITLSGDEHARLTDLAEAQGVTLEEALRRLI, encoded by the coding sequence ATGACGATCACCGCCGCCGCAGACGGCTCCGCCCTGGGCAATCCCGGTCCCAACGGCTGGGCTTGGTACATCGACGACGAGAACTGGGCGGCCGGCGGATCTCCGCACGGCACGAACAACCAAGGAGAGCTGCAGGCCGTGCTCGAGCTGCTGCGGGCGACCGCGGGCACAGACGAGAAGCTCCTGATCGAGTGCGACAGCAAGTACGTGATCGACTCGGTCACCAAGTGGATGCCTGGTTGGAAACGCAAGGGCTGGCGCAAGTCCGACGGCGGGCCGGTGCTCAACCGCGACCTCATGGAGGCGCTCGATGAGGCGATGCGAGGGCGCGATGTCGAGTTCTCTTGGGTCAAGGGTCATGCCGGTCACCCGCTCAACGAGGCCGCCGACCAGCGCGCCAACGCCGCCGCGAAGGCGTATCAGGCGAAGCAGGAGCCGCGGCGGGGTCCCGGTTTCACGCAGGCGACGGATGCCGGGGCCGCGGTCGCCGGTTCGGCGCCGATCGCAGCGGGCGCCCGTGGGGACGATGCCTGGGGCGCAGCGCCCGCCGACGGGCCCGGCACTCCCTGGGTCCCTGAGCCTGTCGAAGGGCCCACCGCAGGACGCTTCGACAAGCTCAGCGACCCATCGGCATCCGCCGCAGCGGCATCGCTCGCCGAGCCGCTGTGGGCCGAGGCATCCGACCTGTTCGACGGTCTCGACGACGCACCCGCCGACGACCCGATCGAACTGCGCATCACGCTGAGCGGCGACGAGCACGCGCGTCTCACCGACCTCGCCGAGGCCCAGGGCGTCACCCTCGAAGAGGCCCTGCGTCGCTTGATCTGA
- a CDS encoding protealysin inhibitor emfourin, with amino-acid sequence MSEARPPERDDAHVVIAVVRTGGIAGIRRRWRVEAPPEEAGDWIALIDSCPWDEPTPDGTGADRFVWSIRARTPAERREHELPDGALDGPWRELVDAVRAASRS; translated from the coding sequence ATGAGCGAGGCCCGTCCACCCGAACGCGATGATGCGCATGTCGTGATCGCGGTGGTGCGCACCGGCGGCATCGCGGGCATCCGGCGTCGCTGGCGGGTCGAGGCTCCCCCCGAAGAGGCCGGCGACTGGATCGCGCTGATCGACTCATGCCCGTGGGATGAGCCGACGCCCGACGGCACGGGTGCAGACCGATTCGTGTGGAGCATCCGCGCTCGTACTCCCGCGGAGCGCCGAGAGCACGAACTGCCCGACGGCGCCCTCGACGGCCCGTGGCGCGAGCTGGTCGACGCCGTGCGGGCCGCCTCCCGCTCCTGA
- a CDS encoding M4 family metallopeptidase yields MSSHAGSPGIIPSYLLARLAESGRFPGAAAAARQTLTAGRPPFRARLDLSIDENGDLVAQLSDAPNRTISDAGNTQKLPGIVVRSEDDGPVADDAVNQAFDGLGATFEMLLSAFHRNSLDDAGAPLNASVHYGVDYDNAFWDGERMVFGDGDGEVFTGFTASTTVIGHELAHGVVQHTANLEYQGQPGALNESIADVFGALTEQYLLGQSANEASWLIGAEIFTDAVQGEALRSMLHPGTAYDDDELGKDPQPDHMDGFVRTTEDNGGVHINSGIPNRAFALFATDLGGNAWERAGLVWYRALTGGLSSTATFAEFAEATIVAASALDRETDATVVEAAARRAWTTVGLLKDERGPSTRTR; encoded by the coding sequence ATGAGCAGCCACGCAGGATCCCCCGGAATCATCCCCTCCTATCTGCTTGCGCGCCTGGCCGAATCGGGAAGGTTCCCGGGAGCCGCGGCCGCCGCTCGGCAGACGCTGACGGCAGGGCGACCGCCGTTCCGCGCGCGCCTCGATCTGTCCATCGACGAGAACGGCGACCTGGTCGCGCAGCTGTCCGACGCGCCCAATCGCACGATCAGCGACGCGGGCAACACACAGAAGCTTCCGGGGATCGTCGTGCGCTCCGAAGACGACGGCCCCGTCGCCGACGACGCGGTGAACCAGGCGTTCGACGGTCTCGGCGCCACGTTCGAGATGCTGCTCTCCGCCTTCCACCGCAACTCCCTCGATGACGCCGGCGCCCCGCTCAACGCCTCCGTGCACTACGGCGTCGACTATGACAACGCCTTCTGGGACGGCGAGCGCATGGTGTTCGGCGATGGCGACGGCGAGGTCTTCACCGGCTTCACCGCCTCGACCACGGTCATCGGGCACGAGCTCGCGCACGGCGTCGTGCAGCACACAGCGAACCTCGAGTATCAGGGCCAGCCCGGCGCTCTGAACGAATCGATCGCCGACGTGTTCGGCGCGCTCACCGAGCAGTACCTGCTCGGGCAATCGGCGAACGAGGCGAGCTGGCTGATCGGGGCCGAGATCTTCACGGATGCCGTTCAGGGCGAGGCCCTGCGCTCGATGCTGCATCCGGGCACCGCCTACGACGACGACGAGCTCGGCAAGGACCCGCAGCCCGATCACATGGACGGGTTCGTCCGCACCACCGAAGACAACGGCGGGGTGCACATCAACTCCGGCATCCCGAATCGCGCTTTCGCCCTGTTCGCGACAGACCTCGGCGGCAACGCCTGGGAGCGCGCGGGGCTGGTCTGGTACCGCGCCCTCACCGGTGGCCTGTCGAGCACCGCCACGTTCGCGGAGTTCGCCGAGGCAACGATCGTCGCGGCATCCGCTCTCGATCGCGAGACCGACGCGACAGTCGTCGAAGCAGCCGCTCGACGCGCGTGGACGACCGTGGGACTCTTGAAGGATGAGCGAGGCCCGTCCACCCGAACGCGATGA
- a CDS encoding SDR family NAD(P)-dependent oxidoreductase produces the protein MTDTAPFDELRGPEGADLGAGVDPDDLATTLRVLSELHEIDNEHPDFIAVRHATAAMFKAVKRVRRKEIRDAIAEADKAVVARTATGAPDRIDDETRGNDLASSVVDAPIAGELIKPRNCYICKQPYTLVDAFYHQLCPDCARFSHGKRNARTDLTGKRALLTGGRAKIGMHIALRLLRDGAHTTITTRFPRDAVRRFSALPDSGDWLHRLRVVGIDLRDPAQVIGLADSVAAQGPLDILINNAAQTVRRSPGAYSLLADAELQPLPDGPLPEMETFGHTNDQHPQALQASVDAHPLLSVAALGGTVAEQGGQALTAEDLARLAMAPGSSSLEKHADGTAIDAGGLVPDVNRVNSWVQSVDQVDPLEMLEVQLCNTTAPFLLISRLRPSMAASASHRKYVVNVSAMEGQFSRRYKGPGHPHTNMAKAALNMLTRTSAGEMLETDGILMTAVDTGWITDERPHFTKVRLAEEGFHAPLDLVDGAARVYDPIVRGEAGEDVHGVFLKDYEPSPW, from the coding sequence ATGACCGACACCGCACCCTTCGACGAGCTCAGAGGCCCAGAGGGGGCCGATCTGGGTGCCGGCGTCGACCCCGACGATCTCGCCACCACGCTGCGCGTCCTCTCCGAACTGCACGAGATCGACAACGAGCATCCCGACTTCATCGCCGTCCGCCACGCCACCGCCGCGATGTTCAAGGCTGTCAAGCGCGTGCGTCGCAAGGAGATCCGCGACGCGATCGCCGAGGCGGACAAGGCCGTCGTCGCCCGCACGGCGACAGGGGCGCCCGACCGCATCGACGACGAGACCCGCGGGAACGACCTCGCCTCGAGCGTCGTCGACGCACCGATCGCGGGCGAGCTGATCAAACCGCGCAACTGCTACATCTGCAAGCAGCCGTACACGCTCGTCGACGCGTTCTACCACCAGCTCTGCCCCGACTGCGCCCGGTTCAGCCATGGCAAGCGCAACGCCCGCACCGACCTCACCGGCAAGCGCGCCCTGCTCACGGGCGGCCGCGCGAAGATCGGCATGCACATCGCGCTCCGCCTGCTCCGTGACGGCGCGCACACCACGATCACGACGCGCTTCCCACGGGATGCCGTCCGCCGTTTCTCGGCGCTGCCCGACTCGGGCGACTGGCTGCACCGCCTCCGCGTGGTCGGCATCGACCTGCGGGACCCTGCGCAGGTGATCGGCCTCGCCGACTCCGTCGCGGCCCAGGGGCCGCTCGACATCCTCATCAACAACGCCGCGCAGACCGTTCGGCGCTCGCCGGGTGCGTACTCGCTGCTGGCGGATGCTGAGCTGCAGCCGCTACCCGACGGACCGCTGCCCGAGATGGAGACCTTCGGGCACACGAACGACCAGCATCCGCAGGCGCTGCAGGCGTCGGTCGACGCGCATCCGCTGCTGTCGGTCGCAGCCCTCGGCGGCACGGTCGCCGAGCAGGGTGGGCAGGCGCTCACGGCCGAAGACCTCGCCCGGCTCGCCATGGCACCGGGGTCGTCGTCGCTCGAGAAGCACGCCGACGGCACTGCGATCGACGCCGGAGGTCTCGTGCCCGACGTCAACCGCGTGAACAGTTGGGTGCAATCGGTCGACCAGGTCGACCCGCTCGAGATGCTCGAGGTGCAGCTGTGCAACACCACGGCTCCCTTCCTGCTCATCAGCCGCTTGCGTCCGTCGATGGCGGCATCCGCATCGCACCGCAAGTACGTGGTCAACGTCTCGGCGATGGAGGGGCAGTTCTCCCGCCGGTACAAGGGCCCCGGCCACCCGCACACGAACATGGCGAAGGCCGCGCTGAACATGCTCACGCGCACCAGCGCCGGCGAGATGCTCGAGACCGACGGCATCCTGATGACCGCCGTCGACACCGGCTGGATCACCGACGAGCGTCCGCACTTCACCAAAGTGCGCTTGGCCGAGGAGGGTTTCCACGCCCCGCTCGACCTCGTCGACGGCGCAGCCCGCGTGTACGACCCGATCGTGCGCGGCGAGGCCGGCGAAGACGTGCACGGTGTGTTCCTGAAGGACTACGAGCCCAGCCCCTGGTGA